The segment AAGGTGGATGAAACTGGAGAGGATCGCGTAGAAGCCGTGATCACCTCTGATTTCGAAGGGGCCAAAAAAGTGAAAGCCGGACAGGCAGATTACTATTTGGGCGCCTGTAACAGCGGCGGCGGTGCCGCTCTTTCCGTAGCCATCGGCATCCTGGGTTACAACCGTTGCGCCACCGTCGCCAAAGCAGGAGGCCGACCCAATCCCCAAGAGATCGAAAAGCGGGTCCAGGAAGGAAAAATCGCCTTCGGCATGTCTGTGGAAGCCATCGAAAGTACAGTCCCTGTCTTGGTTCAAAGTTTGCTGAAACATTCTGATCAATAATCCGGAGGAGGAACCTCTCATGGAATTCTCCCTGCTGAAAATGATTTTGGTTGCCCTGTTGACTGCCAGTACAGCTCTCCTCTCCTACTACGGGCGGGCGGTTTTTCACGATGGAATTCGCCCCATCATGCCTGAATTTATCGAGGGGAGAATGAAACGTCCCGAACTGGCTTCCATCTCCTTTGGATTGAGTGTGGGTTTTATCGCTTCTGTCGGAATCGCCTTCACCTTGTCCACCAAACTGCTCAACCCCTGGTTGTTGTTTTTGCCCACCGATATCCTGGGAGTTTTGGCCACCCGGGCCTGGATGGCTGCATTGTTTGGAGGCGCTTGGGGAGTGGCCGTCGTTTCGGGATTGACGGCTGTGCAATCCGCCTTCGGGTTCTTTCCCATCGACTTTATCGGTGCATTGGGAGAACTGAGCTCTCCAGTACTGGCCGGGTTCGCCCTTTTCCCGGTCTTGGCCATTGCTTACCAATTCGGCTGGAAAAAGGCGACTTTCTCCGCAGCTCTGGTTTTGCTGGTGCGACAACTGGTGGAGCTGGGCCTGATCCTGCCGAAAGACTTTAAACTCCTTCCGGAAGCCGGTCAGCTTTTCGTCGGGACTGTTTTGCTGGTGATATTTGCCCTGATGAAGGACAGGGGCGAGACTTCCTCCATTTCCGAAGGCGAATCCCTGTTTGAAGAACGGACACAGCGGATCCGCAGAGGCCTCCCCTTCTTTGCCGTCACCGGAGCATTGATCGCAGTTGTTGCCAACCTGGGTTACTTTGCCGGTTCCGAAGTTTCCATCTTTACCTTGAAAGAAGCTTATAACGCCACCGATCCGTCCCAGACTCAGTCACTGATCCAGCAGGCGGCATTGGCTGATTTCCTGCGCGGGATCGGTTTTGTGCCACTGATCGTAACGACAGCGCTGACCACAGGAGTGTACGGTGTTGTGGGACTCACCTTTATTTTCCCCATCGCCTACCTCTCACCCAATCCTGTGATCGCTGCCATCGGAGGGGCACTTATGATCTCTTTGGAAGTTTTGCTTCTGTCCAAGCTCGGAAAGGTCCTGGAACGTTTCCCTTCCTTGCGGGAAGCTTCGGACAGCATCCGCACGGCCATCTCCAACGTGATGGAAATTGCCTTGCTGCTGGGGTCGGTACTGGCTGTACTCAAGATGGGGGAATTCACCGGATTCAGCATCTTCGTCGCGCTTTATGCTCTGAATGAGGCATTGGGTCGGCCTGTCATCCGTCTGGCCGCCTCTCCCTTGGCCGCTATTTTGACCGGGTTAATCTTGAATCTGCTCTATGTATTGCAGTTGTTTACGCCGGCTGCCGGTTGATCTGTCAGGAGGGAATGACACTATGGGTCACGCAATCAGAACCGTCACTGGAGATATTCTGCCAAAAGCACTGGGGCCAACTCTGATCCACGAACATGTTGTATTGGATCTCTCCCGGATCCGGAAAGATCAAGATGCCATACTGGCGGACTCCGATCCACTGAACCGGGAGCTGCAAAATCTCCGTGCTGCCGGTTGCGGCGGGATCGTGGAAGTGACCAACCGGGGAATGGGCAGGGATGTCCAATCCCTGGCTGATCTTTCCCGGAGACACGGGATCCCGATCGTAGCTGCGACGGGCTTTTATAAGCAGTCTTATTACACAGAAGAGGTGTTTCAAAAAACCGAAGAAGAGCTGACAGAACGGTTTGTGAAAGAACTGACGGTGGAAGTGGAAGGCACCGGCATCCGTGCTGGAATCATCGCCGAAATCGGCAGCAGTCTTCATGAGATCACACCGGATGAACACAAAGTGTTCCAAGCAGCGATCCGGGCGCAAAGAAAAACCGGCGCCCCACTTAGTACCCATTGTGAAATGGGCACCATGGGTTCTGAGCAGCTCACCCTCTTTTCCCGGGCCGACCTGGATCTTTCCAAAGTTTCCATCGGCCATCAGGATCTGAACGGAAACCGTCAAGAATACGAAGCTCTGCTCAGGGCAGGTGTCTACATCCAGTTCGACACGATCGGCAAAAACGCTTACCGCCCCGATGAAGAACGGTTGGATGACTTGCTGTGGATCCTGGACAAAGGATACGAAAAACAGATCATGTTATCCACGGATATCACCAAAAAGTCCTACCTGAAGGTGAACGGGGGATTCGGTTATGAACACTTGTTTACCCGTTTTCTTCCCCGATTGAAAGAAAGGGGCGTCCACCAAAGAGAAATCGATACCATGATGGTGGACAATCCCCGGCGCTTCCTATCCTTTGCGGTGTAAATAAAGTGCTGTGATCGGCGTGATCACTGACATTTGACTTTGGCCGGTTGTTCACACCACCGCAACAACATGCATCGATGAGGAAAATCAGGGTATCACTCTTCGTACCGGTGCCGGTTAGCTTCTGAGGAGGAGGATCATGGGACCTGCAAATTTGAACACAATGACGGTGAATGAAGCGAAGGAAATGCAATTCCGACTGACAGAAGCGATTGCTGCAATATTCCGGGGAAATGAGTTTCTGAATCTCGGAGACCTGGGGGTGGTCCCCGGTAAGGGCAGGCCTTTGCAAACGGAAAAAGTGGAGGAGGTTTTGGCTCGATTTTTCGGGGTTGAAGCATGTGCACTTGTAAGAGGAGCCGGAACAGGAGCCATTCGCACGATTTTGGCGGTATTGACCGAACCGGGAGACCCATTGATGGTACACACCAGCCCGATGTACCAAACAACAAAGGAGACGGTTCGTTTGATGGGGTTAATCCCCAAAGTTGTGGATTACAACAATTCAGAGGCATTGAGAAATGCTCTTAAGGAACAACGGGATTGTAAAGTGTTTTATGTGCAACATTCCCGACAACACCCGGAAGATACCTATGATCTGGACTCTGTGATCCAATTGGTCCGCAGTTACCGTCCCGATCTGCCCATTGTGGTGGATGATAACTACACAGCCCTGAAGGTGCCCAAAATCGGGGTTGAACTGGGAGCCTCCTTTTCCTGTTTTTCCGGGTTTAAACTGCTGGGCCCTCCCGGCATCGGAATCGTCGTGGGGAAAAAGGAACCCATCGATACCCTTAAGAAACGCAACTATTCCGGTGGCGGACAGGTTCAGGGGTTTGAAGCCATGGAGCTTCTCCGCTCCCTGGTCATGGCTCCGGTGGCCATCGCTGTTCAGACGGAACAAGTGGATTTTTTGTGCCGGGGATTGAACAATGGGGAAGTTCCACTGGTAGCCAAAGCTTATATCACCTTTTCTCAATCCAAGAATGTCATATTGGAACTGGAGGAACCCATCGCCCCCCAGGTGATTGCCGCCAGCGAGAAATACGGCGCCGCGATCTATCCCGTAGGTGCCGAGTCCCGTTACGAAGTGCTTCCCATGATCTACCGTCCGTCGGGAACCTTTTTGGAAAGCCGTCCGCAACTGGCACAAACGGGAATCCGCCTCAATCCCATGCGGGCAGGAGCGGAACTGACCATGGAAATCTTGCGCAAGGCGATCGCCGATGTGACCGGGGAGCGGGTTTAACATGTTTCTTTCCACAACCATCTCCCAAAACCCCCGGTTGGCGGAGTATGCCGTTCATCTGCACCAAAGGGGAACGATTCGTCCCAACACCTATGTTCTCGACCTGGATACCATCAGCGAAAATGCCGCCAAACTGGCTGAAACCGCTCGAAAACACGGAATGAAGCTCTATATGATGACGAAGCAGGTCGGACGTAATCTTGAAGTGGCCCAGGCCGTTGCCGACTCCATTCCCAGCGCGGTGGCCGTCGATCCTTGGGAGGCGCTCCATCTGGCCAAAGGTGGGATTCCACTGGGACATGTCGGACATTTAGTGCAGATTCCCTCTTCCATGGTGGAAGCGATTCTCGATTACCGCCCGGAAGTGATTACTGTCTTCTCCCTGGAAAAAGCCCGGGAAATATCCGAGGCGGCCCGTGCCCGCCACTACCGGCAAGATCTTTTGCTGAAAGTGAAGGGAGAAGAAGATCTGGTATATGAAGGCCAATGGGGAGGGTTCCGGGAAGAAGAATGGATCTCGGCGGCCCGGGAAATCGAAGCATTGCCTGGGGTGCGGATCGCCGGCGTCACCGCCTTTCCCTGCCTGCTGTATGATGGAAAAGAGATCATCCCCACCCCCAATTTTCAAACCCTGATTCGCGCTAAAGGCACCCTGGAAGAGGTATTGAACCGCCCGCTGGATCAAATCAACGCCCCCAGTGCCACCTCCTGTGCCAGCCTCTCTCTGCTGAAATCCATGGGAGCTACACATGGAGAACCTGGACACGCTTTGACGGGGACCACTCCCTTACACCAGCACCCCGGTCAACCGGAGCAACCGGCCATCGTCTATATCAGCGAGATTTCCCATCGCGAGGGGGACGTCGCCTATGCCTACGGAGGAGGCCACTATCGTCGCTCCCGGATGCGACAAGCCATGATCGGGCGCAACTTGGAGGAGATGATGAACCGGAAAGTTCCCCTGATGGAACTGGCACCGGAAGCCATCGATTATACCATCGGACTCCATGTGGGAAAGATGCCGGTGGAAGTGGGCGAAACTGTCTTATTCGCTTTTCGGACCCAGATTTTTGTTACCCGCAGCGAAGTCGCCGTGGTATCGGGGTTGCATTCGGGAAGACCTGAGATCAAGGGAATCTATAACCACTTGGGGGAGTCACTTAGTTGAGAGAAGGTCGATTGGGATGAAAAAACGGGCCATCTTACTCATATTGGACAGCTTGGGAGTCGGAGCCATGGATGATGTGCCAAAGGTACGTCCCCGTGATGTTGGGGCCGATACCTTTCGCCATATCCTGGATCAGGCGGAACAGATCGAGATCCCCAATCTGGAGAAGTTGGGGATCAATCAACTGCTGCATCATCCCCGTCTCCGGAACCAACCTCCCCTGGCCAGCTGGGGCACCCTGAACTTACAGCATGAAGGGGCGGACAGCTATGCCGGTCACCAGGAAATCATGGGAACCCGACCCCGAAAACCGGTGCGGGAGCCTTTTGTGAAAGTTCTCCCCCGTGTGAAAAAAGCGTTGCAAAATGAAGGATATCGCGTGGAAGTCCCGAATCCCGATCTCCCATACCTGTGGGTGAATCCCGGAGTCGTCATCGGAGACAACATCGAAACCGACTACGGACAGATTTACAACGTCTCCGCCGCTTTGGACGTGATTTCCTTTGCGGAGGTACTGAAAATCGGAAAAGCCGTCCGGGAAGAAGTGCGGGTCAATCGTGTGATCGCCCTGGGCGGAGAAGGAATCTCCCCCGAACATCTCCGACAGAATGTGGAACGCCGGGAAGACGGCCTGATCGGTCTCAACTCCCCAAAATCGGGTGTTTACAGGAAAAATTACCAAGCACGCCACCTTGGCTACGGTGTCGACCCGGAGAAACAGATCCCCACACTCTTGGTCCGGGCCGGCTGGCCCGTCCATCTGATCGGCAAAATGCAGGATGTGATCACATGTGAAGGGGCCGAAACCTTTCCCGGCGTGGATACGGACCAGGTGATGCGAAATGTGAGAAATCGTTTCAGTCAGCTGGAGCGGGGACTGATCGCCGCAACCGTTCAGGAAACCGACCTGGCAGGTCATGCGGAGGATGTCAACCGCTATGCCCGGAAAATCATGCAGGTGGACCGGCATTTAGGCCCACTTCTGGATCAGATGGGAGAAAACGACTTGCTTCTGATCAGCGCCGATCACGGCAATGATCCCACTGCTGGCCACAGTCAACATACCCGGGAAAAAACGTTTATCTTGTCATACAATCAAAAAAGGCCTGCCGCCTTCCTTGGCCATCGGTCCACCCTGTCCGATATCGCTGCCACCCTGTCACAGTTCTTTCGCGTTCCGCCTCCGGAAAACGGAACTGGATTTTATAAAGAGAGGAAATGAATCGGGAAACCTTTATTAGAAGCATTGTGGAAAACAGGGAGGGTTGGGTTTCACATAGAGTGACTTTGGCTCGTAAGAACAACCGGAAGGTCATGTGAAACCCAATCCCACTTCAAACGCAGTAAATCACAATACTTTTATGTCCTGGCTTCTATAAGCCAGTTTTTTTTGCGTTAAGTTTAAGTGTAAACTGAGAGGTGATCCTTGATCCCGGGTTCGGTCCTGGAAGCCTTCAGCAGATTGGGAAAACCCTTAAGGAAGTGTCACGAGGAAGAATGTGGCCCCTAAACGCACTCCCGAAGACCACTCACTGAATGGAATAGAAACCTTCATCCCGAAGCACCAGCCTATTTTCACATGAGGTCAGGTGAGTATAACATGTCGACGAAGAAGCGGTTGCTTCTGAATAATACCGGAAGACGGGTGTGGGTGTGGTTCCTTCTCTGCGTCCTGATCTTTGTATATTTCAATAACAGCTCGTTATTTGTACAATCCGGTTCCGGGAAGCCGAAGCTGCTGGCCCATCGTGGGCTGGCTCAAACCTTTGACATGGAGGGGGTGACCAATGAAACCTGCACCGCGGAGCGGATCCATCCGCCGGAGCATCCTTATCTGGAGAATACGATCCCCTCGATGCGGGCGGCATTTGCGGCCGGTGCCGATGTGGTGGAACTGGATGTTCATCTGACAGCGGATGATCAGTTTGCCGTGTTTCATGACTGGACTCTGGATTGCCGGACCGAAGGCACAGGGGTCACACGGGATTACACGATGGCGAAGCTGAAGCAACTGGATGTGGGCTACGGTTATACTGCTGATGGGGGCAAAACCTTTCCTTTTCGCGGGAAAGGAGTCGCCCTCATGCCCTCACTGGATGAAGTCTTGTCCACTTTTCCCGATCGTTCTTTTCTCATCCATGTGAAAAGTGAGGATCCGGAAGAGGGGGTGAAGCTGGCAAAGCGCCTCTCCGCTCTGCCACAGGAGCATCGGAAACGCCTCAGTGTATACGGCGGAGATCAACCGATCAAAACGTTACACCGACACCTTCCGGATGTCCGTGTCATGTCCCGGGAAACGATGAAAGATTGTCTGATCCCCTACATCGGGGTCGGTTGGACCGGGGTCGTTCCCTCCGCCTGCGAGCAGACACAACTGCACATTCCTGAAAAAATCGCCCCTTGGCTTTGGGGCTGGTCCGACCGTTTTATGGAACGGATGGATCGGGCGGGGACACGTGTCATCCTGGTTGCCGGCAGCGGGGGCTTCTCTGAAGGATTTGATACCGGCGAAGCTCTCAACCGGCTCCCCTCCGGCTACTCCGGTTGGATCTGGACCAACCGCATCGACCGGATCGCACCCACGGTGAAGGGGGAAGGAGATTCGGATTAGGAAAGTTTGGTCGGGATGAGGGAACCAGTTGCCCCTTGGAATGGGTCAACCTGTTCCTCACCTTTTTAGGTGGAGGCAGGTTCACAAATGATAAACACAGCGCCTCAAACAACAGGTGTTACGCCATTCCCATCTGCGCAGTGCAATATTTTCTGATATCTTGATAACATATAGGGAAATCCGTTGACACTGCACACAGGGGCTGACATACTTGCCGACAAACCTGATGGGTGTTTTTGTCGTGGCATTCTGGCTGACAGGAGGCGCAAAACCATGAGACAGTATTCCATTGCATTGATTCCGGGGGACGGGATCGGGGTGGATGTGATCCGGGAAGGAAAAAAAGTGTTGGATACGATCGCGGACATCGACGGATCTCTTGCATTTTCCTATCGCGAGTTTGACTGGAGTTGTGAATACTACCTCCGGCACGGCAAAATGATGCCGGAAGACGGGCTGGAGACTTTGAAAGGCTTTGATACCATTTATCTGGGGGCCGTCGGTTACCCCGGCGTGCAGGACCATGTCTCCCTGTGGGGGTTGCTGTTGCCGATTCGCCGTACCTTTCAGCAGTACATCAACCTCCGGCCTGTGAAGTTACTCCGCGGCATCCGCTCCCCCCTCGCCGGACGCGGCGCGGAGGACCTCGACTTTCTGGTGGTCCGGGAGAACAACGAAGGGGAGTATTCCAACATGGGTGGCCGCATCTACGAGGGGACCGAGCAGGACATGGCGATCCAGAACACCGTCTTCACCCGCACCGGCGTGGAGCGGGTGTTGCGCTACGCTTTCCAGGTGGCCCGGGATCAGGGGAAGCGCAGACGGCTGACGGCAGCCACCAAATCCAACGGGATCAACTACACGATGCCCTTCTGGGACGAATACGTGCGCAAGATTCAGCAGGAGTTTCCCGATGTTGAAACCAGTCTCGTTCATATCGACGCCCTGGCAGCCTTTTTTGTCACCAAACCGGACACCTTCGATGTAGTGGTGGCCTCCAACCTGTTCGGAGATATCCTGACTGACCTGGGAGCCGCCATTGTCGGCGGAATTGGGATCGCTCCATCGGCCAATATCAACCCTGAGAAAAAATATCCTTCCATGTTTGAACCCGTTCACGGTTCCGCCCCGGACATCGCCGGCAAAGGCATCGCCAATCCCGTGGCCGCCATCTGGTGCGCCTCCATGATGCTGGATCACTTCGGGGAGAGTGCCGCGGCGGAAGCGATCCTGGAGGCGCTCCAGGACGTATTGGAAGAGGGACAGCATGTGACGCCGGACCTCGGCGGAAGCGCACGGACGGAAGAAATGGGAGAGGCGGTGTGCGACAAGCTGAAGGAAAAGTTGGGCTAGGGCGTGGCAGGTCCATTCAATTTTTCGTGGAATGTGAGACGCGGTAGGAGTAACAGAGGGAGGGTTGGGTTTCACATGGAGTGATTTTGGATCGTCAGAACAACGAAAAGGTCATGTGAAACCCCATCCCGACCGGCTCGGCCCAGAGATTTATCAGATACACCCTAGAAGCGTTGTGAAAAAGCGATTCATAGGGAGGGTTGGGTTTCACATGGAGTGACTTTGGCTCGTAAGAACAACGGAACGCAATGTGAAACCCAATCCCGACCGCCTTCAAACGCACTAAATCACAATGCTTCTAGTATACGGTAAGAAAACAATGAAGGCGGGTTGGCGTCTGTACTCCACAGGCGTCAACTTTTTTAATTTCGAGAGTCCACCCCCGCCAAGGGTCCAAGCAGGGGAGGCAAGGGGAAAGCAACGGCGCTGCCGCAGTACTGCAGAGATATAAGTACTTCTTATGTCAGAGATAGAATATATGTCTTTCACTGATCGGGATCGATCATGTTAACATCAGATCGAGAAGATTAAAAGATTCCGGAGGATGAAAAAGGTGGATCAGTTCTCGATATTATCAAAAAAGTACCATGCCATTGTAAGGAATGGAAAGTTGATTTTGTTGGTCCGTGACAGAGATCCACGTGAGTTTCAGATCCAGGACATCGACACCATTGAAATCCACAAGCCTTTTCTTGGACTTAAAGGGTACATTCAAATCCGCCTCAAGAAAAACGAAGAGGCGAAGGATGTTTGGACAGCAGGGGCTCCCAGTGCAGTTCTTCTGATCTCCAAAGGGGAATACCCGGGATGGAAAACCATGGAGCAAATCATCAGCGGGTACCTCAAATCCAGGGATCAGGCCGGATCATCGGACACCAGGTGCTCCAGCACATAACGTAAAAAGGTTTCCGCCGCCGGAGACAGATAGCGTCCTTCGACGAAAAAGGCGGCGATGGGCCGTGAAATTGGCGGATCAAGGGAGAGGGGGACCACCGGTGGTCCCGGTGGTTCGGTCATGGTGCGAGGAAGCACCGCCACTCCCAGTCCCGCTGCAACCAGCGTCCGCGGTCTGGCACACTCGTAGAGAATACGCGGCTTAAACCCCTTCTCCGCGCATGTCGCCAGCAGGACGGCGCGGACCCAGGAACCCTCCTTGAAGCAGATAAAAGTCTCTTCCTTCAGCTCCCCGAGGGAAATACGATTTCGATCCGCCAATCGATGCCCTTCCGTAACCGCCAGGACCAGCTCATCCCGGTACAAAGTCTTTACCGCCAGATTGGCCGGGGGATTCAGGCTGTCAACTTGTTCAGCAGACACTCCGTCCAATCTGGCGGCTAGCACGAGGTCCAGCTCACCCCTCTTCAAAGCGCCGAGCAACGGGATCGTTGTCTCCTCCCGTATGGATACCTCCACCCCCGGATACCTCTGTCCGAACTCAACCAAAATGCGCGGAAGTCTGGCCTGCACCAAAGAGTCCAGAGTACCGATTCTCACCTTGCCCTGGGGAAAATCGACAAACATCCTGGCCTCGTCCTCGGCCCGCCTCACCTCGGCCAAAGTCCTTTCCGCACCGATAAAAAACGCCTCCCCGGCTCTGGTCAGGGTCACTCCCCGGCCGGAACGCTCAAAAAGCCTGATTCCCAATTCTTGC is part of the Kroppenstedtia eburnea genome and harbors:
- a CDS encoding tartrate dehydrogenase; translation: MRQYSIALIPGDGIGVDVIREGKKVLDTIADIDGSLAFSYREFDWSCEYYLRHGKMMPEDGLETLKGFDTIYLGAVGYPGVQDHVSLWGLLLPIRRTFQQYINLRPVKLLRGIRSPLAGRGAEDLDFLVVRENNEGEYSNMGGRIYEGTEQDMAIQNTVFTRTGVERVLRYAFQVARDQGKRRRLTAATKSNGINYTMPFWDEYVRKIQQEFPDVETSLVHIDALAAFFVTKPDTFDVVVASNLFGDILTDLGAAIVGGIGIAPSANINPEKKYPSMFEPVHGSAPDIAGKGIANPVAAIWCASMMLDHFGESAAAEAILEALQDVLEEGQHVTPDLGGSARTEEMGEAVCDKLKEKLG
- a CDS encoding YhfX family PLP-dependent enzyme, coding for MFLSTTISQNPRLAEYAVHLHQRGTIRPNTYVLDLDTISENAAKLAETARKHGMKLYMMTKQVGRNLEVAQAVADSIPSAVAVDPWEALHLAKGGIPLGHVGHLVQIPSSMVEAILDYRPEVITVFSLEKAREISEAARARHYRQDLLLKVKGEEDLVYEGQWGGFREEEWISAAREIEALPGVRIAGVTAFPCLLYDGKEIIPTPNFQTLIRAKGTLEEVLNRPLDQINAPSATSCASLSLLKSMGATHGEPGHALTGTTPLHQHPGQPEQPAIVYISEISHREGDVAYAYGGGHYRRSRMRQAMIGRNLEEMMNRKVPLMELAPEAIDYTIGLHVGKMPVEVGETVLFAFRTQIFVTRSEVAVVSGLHSGRPEIKGIYNHLGESLS
- a CDS encoding aminotransferase class V-fold PLP-dependent enzyme translates to MGPANLNTMTVNEAKEMQFRLTEAIAAIFRGNEFLNLGDLGVVPGKGRPLQTEKVEEVLARFFGVEACALVRGAGTGAIRTILAVLTEPGDPLMVHTSPMYQTTKETVRLMGLIPKVVDYNNSEALRNALKEQRDCKVFYVQHSRQHPEDTYDLDSVIQLVRSYRPDLPIVVDDNYTALKVPKIGVELGASFSCFSGFKLLGPPGIGIVVGKKEPIDTLKKRNYSGGGQVQGFEAMELLRSLVMAPVAIAVQTEQVDFLCRGLNNGEVPLVAKAYITFSQSKNVILELEEPIAPQVIAASEKYGAAIYPVGAESRYEVLPMIYRPSGTFLESRPQLAQTGIRLNPMRAGAELTMEILRKAIADVTGERV
- a CDS encoding phosphopentomutase, producing the protein MKKRAILLILDSLGVGAMDDVPKVRPRDVGADTFRHILDQAEQIEIPNLEKLGINQLLHHPRLRNQPPLASWGTLNLQHEGADSYAGHQEIMGTRPRKPVREPFVKVLPRVKKALQNEGYRVEVPNPDLPYLWVNPGVVIGDNIETDYGQIYNVSAALDVISFAEVLKIGKAVREEVRVNRVIALGGEGISPEHLRQNVERREDGLIGLNSPKSGVYRKNYQARHLGYGVDPEKQIPTLLVRAGWPVHLIGKMQDVITCEGAETFPGVDTDQVMRNVRNRFSQLERGLIAATVQETDLAGHAEDVNRYARKIMQVDRHLGPLLDQMGENDLLLISADHGNDPTAGHSQHTREKTFILSYNQKRPAAFLGHRSTLSDIAATLSQFFRVPPPENGTGFYKERK
- a CDS encoding LysR family transcriptional regulator; the encoded protein is MELRQLRYFVEAARLSNFTRAAERLRVAQPALSQQIGNLEQELGIRLFERSGRGVTLTRAGEAFFIGAERTLAEVRRAEDEARMFVDFPQGKVRIGTLDSLVQARLPRILVEFGQRYPGVEVSIREETTIPLLGALKRGELDLVLAARLDGVSAEQVDSLNPPANLAVKTLYRDELVLAVTEGHRLADRNRISLGELKEETFICFKEGSWVRAVLLATCAEKGFKPRILYECARPRTLVAAGLGVAVLPRTMTEPPGPPVVPLSLDPPISRPIAAFFVEGRYLSPAAETFLRYVLEHLVSDDPA
- a CDS encoding phosphotriesterase family protein: MGHAIRTVTGDILPKALGPTLIHEHVVLDLSRIRKDQDAILADSDPLNRELQNLRAAGCGGIVEVTNRGMGRDVQSLADLSRRHGIPIVAATGFYKQSYYTEEVFQKTEEELTERFVKELTVEVEGTGIRAGIIAEIGSSLHEITPDEHKVFQAAIRAQRKTGAPLSTHCEMGTMGSEQLTLFSRADLDLSKVSIGHQDLNGNRQEYEALLRAGVYIQFDTIGKNAYRPDEERLDDLLWILDKGYEKQIMLSTDITKKSYLKVNGGFGYEHLFTRFLPRLKERGVHQREIDTMMVDNPRRFLSFAV
- a CDS encoding YhfT family protein translates to MEFSLLKMILVALLTASTALLSYYGRAVFHDGIRPIMPEFIEGRMKRPELASISFGLSVGFIASVGIAFTLSTKLLNPWLLFLPTDILGVLATRAWMAALFGGAWGVAVVSGLTAVQSAFGFFPIDFIGALGELSSPVLAGFALFPVLAIAYQFGWKKATFSAALVLLVRQLVELGLILPKDFKLLPEAGQLFVGTVLLVIFALMKDRGETSSISEGESLFEERTQRIRRGLPFFAVTGALIAVVANLGYFAGSEVSIFTLKEAYNATDPSQTQSLIQQAALADFLRGIGFVPLIVTTALTTGVYGVVGLTFIFPIAYLSPNPVIAAIGGALMISLEVLLLSKLGKVLERFPSLREASDSIRTAISNVMEIALLLGSVLAVLKMGEFTGFSIFVALYALNEALGRPVIRLAASPLAAILTGLILNLLYVLQLFTPAAG
- a CDS encoding DUF2620 domain-containing protein; protein product: MIRIVIGGLQKDLIKKKVDETGEDRVEAVITSDFEGAKKVKAGQADYYLGACNSGGGAALSVAIGILGYNRCATVAKAGGRPNPQEIEKRVQEGKIAFGMSVEAIESTVPVLVQSLLKHSDQ
- a CDS encoding glycerophosphodiester phosphodiesterase family protein, with the translated sequence MSTKKRLLLNNTGRRVWVWFLLCVLIFVYFNNSSLFVQSGSGKPKLLAHRGLAQTFDMEGVTNETCTAERIHPPEHPYLENTIPSMRAAFAAGADVVELDVHLTADDQFAVFHDWTLDCRTEGTGVTRDYTMAKLKQLDVGYGYTADGGKTFPFRGKGVALMPSLDEVLSTFPDRSFLIHVKSEDPEEGVKLAKRLSALPQEHRKRLSVYGGDQPIKTLHRHLPDVRVMSRETMKDCLIPYIGVGWTGVVPSACEQTQLHIPEKIAPWLWGWSDRFMERMDRAGTRVILVAGSGGFSEGFDTGEALNRLPSGYSGWIWTNRIDRIAPTVKGEGDSD
- a CDS encoding heat-shock protein HtpX → MGFTWSDFGSSEQRKGHVKPHPDRLGPEIYQIHPRSVVKKRFIGRVGFHME